A segment of the Candidatus Zixiibacteriota bacterium genome:
GCGGTGGAACGATCGACGGGGAAGTCGGATGGGCACCGTCCATCGAACAGTTAAATCTGCCGATGGTGGGTGTCTGGAAGCAGTTCTGTCCATTCGGCCACGACGACGACCACATGTCCACACAATGACGATCTTCTCGGGGCAGGGCCGTACGAGGCGGCCCTGCCCCGACTTCTCACGTCAATTGTTCAGTGATAGACCGTTACCCCGCGCGCTTCGAGCTTCGGGATGAGCGAGTCGACTGAGTACTGCGACAGGCTGTTGTGGCTGATGTAGATTATATCGCCGGCCCCCAGCCCCGTGTTATTCACCAGTGGCTGTATATCGGAAAACCAATTGTACTGCAGGCTTAGTTCCTTCAGATTCACCAGTCCAGTCAGAGCACTCAAGTCAGATATCTGATTAAAGGTCAGGCCAAGGTTTTCCAATGTGGTCAACCCGGAAAGAGGGGCAATACTTGTGATATTATTGCTGGCCAGACTCAGGACTTTCAAATGGCTGAAATTCTGGACGAACGCAATATCACCGAGGTTATTGGTCGCGATATCGAGTTCCTGCAACGACGGCAGTCCGAAGAGGGATGAATAATCGGTCACCTGGGTCTCTCTCAATCGAACCACCCGAAGGTTGGACAGTCCGGACAACGAACCAATATCGGTGATCGGATTTTGAACCAGTTCCAACTGCACCAGGCTGGTCAGCCCGCTCAGCGGGGTAACATCGCTGATGTTGTTGCCGCCAAAATTGACTTCCACCATCATGATCAGGCCGGCGATCGGATCCAGACTTGTAATATGATTCCTCTGGAGGAACAGGTACGCCATGACGGGACAATGCTCGATCCCGGTCAGATCGGCGATATTACCGTCTGCCGCTTCGATTCGTGAGACGGCCGTCAGGTCCGACTTCCTTATGTCGCCCGTAGGTTTCCCGATGATCTCGCGAATGATCCGATTAAGGGCCGTGTCCGGAAACTCCACTGTGGTGTCGCCGTGACACCTGGCGCTGGTGACGTTCGATATCGCGCTCCAGTTCCCTTCCCAGTCCCGTGTCTTGATGGCAAAGTAATACTTGGTATCGGGTTGCAGGCTGTCGATCACCGTCGACTGTTCCATACCGGCGGGTAACGGCGCCACAATGCTGTCAATATGGTGGGCGGCGCTGAAGGTCTGCACCGTGATGCTGTCGTATGCCGCGCGCAGATCATACTCGCTGGCACAACCGGCGTTGCCGTCATTGCCGGGTGATGTCCATTGGAGCGCTATCGAATTGGTGGTGACAACGGTGACATGTAGGTCGCTGATGGACGAGGGCGGTGTCGTGTCCTCAGGTTCGTCGTTGTCCACCCCGCCGCCGGAACCCGAGCATGACACCATGATCCACGGCATCAGAAATGCCACGATTGTGATGAGTGTAAATTTCGGTCTCGAAAGCATACCAGCCTCCTTTGATGTGTGATGATTGGCGGCATCCGCCATTACAGCTATGACTCGCGATAACATGGGACGATTGCCGCGCGTACGGCAGCTATTCGCGCTGTAATTATACTATTCAGTCCACGATAGTCAAGCGGTTTGGACGGAACGAACGGTAGCGCCGGCTCGGAAAGCACACAAAAAGTGCCTTCTTAGCCCATGCGATGACACTGCCATGACAAATGGACTTCAGGGGAGCGTATCGTTGACCGACTCTGAATGTCAAGTGCAAGGAGGACTGTCATGCGCAGATCGGTAATTGTCGCTCTTGTTTTATTCGCCGTCGGGGCTGTTGTCCATGCTGCCACCCTCACCGGCGTCGTAGTCGACCGCAATACCGGCGGCCCGCTCGCGGGCGCTACCGTGTCCATGGAAGGTCGTAACAAAAGCCTGGCTACCGATGCCGACGGCCGATTCGCGATAACTTACGATTCCGGTGTTCCCCTCACTCTGAGTGTGAGTCACGTCGGTTATCGCACCAGGCGGAATCTGTCGGCTGACGGCGGCGAATTGCGAGTGGAGTTGGAGCCGGCCGCATCGGTGCTCGACAATGTGGTCGTGACCGCCAATCGCTACGAAAAAGAAGCGTACCGGACGGCCCAGCCAGTCACGGTCACTGGCACTGGTGAGATCCAAAACAAAGGGTACACTATCGTCTCCGATGTCATCCGTTCGTTTCCCGGTGTGGATATGAACGATGCCGGGCCGTTCCGTGCCCGCCCGGTGATCCGCGGTCTGTACGGCACGCGTATTCTGGTACTGGTCGACGGCGAACGGTTGAATGACCAGCGTGACATATCGTCATTTGCGGGTGTTTCCATGTCACTGGTGGATCCCAATGATATCGAGCGGGTCGAAGTGGTCAATGGACCGTCATCGGTGCTCTACGGCTCCGATGCCATGGGCGGCGTGATCAATATCATCACCCGTAAAAACAGCTTCAACAGCACCCTCAAGCCGTTCGCCACGTACAGCGGTCGCTATTCGACTGCCGACCAGCAGCATTCCAACCGCCTTGATGTCGGCGTCGAGGCGCAGCGCTGGGTGACATCATTCGGATTTCAATACCGAGAGGCCAACAAAGATTATCAGCCGCCGGACGGTTGGAATTCAAAACCTGAGTTTTTTGTTTATCGCCCCGGTTTTTATGACAGCTTAAACGCCCGCACCGGATATGATTTCTCGCGCGATCGGCTCGTCAATTCTCGCGCGCGGGTGAACAACTACGAAGGGAAACTCGCCTATAAGCTCGCCGAACGGCAGCGCCTTGACCTCGACCTGAATTTCTTTCGCGGGAACGACATCGGATACCCCGGTGTCCCCAATGACTCCACGCCGTTCCTGTTCGTCTATCCCAACCATGATCGTCAGGCGGCCTCGCTTACCTACACCGCCCGGGGACTCAGCTCGCATCTGGCCAAGCTGGA
Coding sequences within it:
- a CDS encoding leucine-rich repeat domain-containing protein, with protein sequence MLSRPKFTLITIVAFLMPWIMVSCSGSGGGVDNDEPEDTTPPSSISDLHVTVVTTNSIALQWTSPGNDGNAGCASEYDLRAAYDSITVQTFSAAHHIDSIVAPLPAGMEQSTVIDSLQPDTKYYFAIKTRDWEGNWSAISNVTSARCHGDTTVEFPDTALNRIIREIIGKPTGDIRKSDLTAVSRIEAADGNIADLTGIEHCPVMAYLFLQRNHITSLDPIAGLIMMVEVNFGGNNISDVTPLSGLTSLVQLELVQNPITDIGSLSGLSNLRVVRLRETQVTDYSSLFGLPSLQELDIATNNLGDIAFVQNFSHLKVLSLASNNITSIAPLSGLTTLENLGLTFNQISDLSALTGLVNLKELSLQYNWFSDIQPLVNNTGLGAGDIIYISHNSLSQYSVDSLIPKLEARGVTVYH